The Synechococcus sp. UW69 DNA segment TTGCTTCACCAGCCCCTGCACCCGCTCCAATTCAGAGGCGTTACCAATCGGCCGACGCAGCCATTCGGGCAATCGCTCCGCAGGGGGAATGGCGCTGAACTTGCTCATACCGGCGGACGGCCTGTGTTGATTCTGCTCAAGAAACAACGAATCAGGGCACTGACATCAATCAATCAACCGGCCGGCGCCCCTCCAAGGCTCGGCTCAGGGTGACCTCATCGGCGTATTCGAGTTCACTCCCCATCGGCAAGCCGTAGGCGATTCGGCTCACCGGACAGAAGGGCTTCAACAACCGTGCCAGATACAAGCTGGTGGTATCCCCTTCAACACTTGGGGTAAGGGCCAGGATCACCTCGGTGATCTCCTCCTTGCTGATCCGCTGCACCAGTGCCGTCACATGAAGAAGCTCCGGACCAATGCCATCCATCGGCGAAATCAATCCACCGAGCACGTGATAGCGCCCTTGAAATTCGCGGGTGCGCTCCAACGCCAGAAGATCCCGGGAATCGGCCACCACGCAGATCACCCCATTGCGGCGCTCCGGGTTACGGCAAATCTCACACTCCGGCTCAGCGGAGAGGTGAAAGCAGATCTGGCACTGGCCCACCTGGGTGCGGGCCGCTAAGAGGGCATCCGCAAACTGGTGAATCTGCTCCTCGGGCTGATTCAGCAGATGCAGAGCAAGCCTCTGGGCCGTGCGCGGACCGATGCCTGGCAGACGCTCGAACTGATCAATCAGTCGGGCCAACGGTCGGGTGAAGCCGCTCAGTGGTCTGCCGCCAATGCGAGGAATGTAGGAGTTGTTGAGATCATCTGCCGGAACACCAATCCATGATTAGAGAATTCGAT contains these protein-coding regions:
- the recR gene encoding recombination mediator RecR — protein: MARLIDQFERLPGIGPRTAQRLALHLLNQPEEQIHQFADALLAARTQVGQCQICFHLSAEPECEICRNPERRNGVICVVADSRDLLALERTREFQGRYHVLGGLISPMDGIGPELLHVTALVQRISKEEITEVILALTPSVEGDTTSLYLARLLKPFCPVSRIAYGLPMGSELEYADEVTLSRALEGRRPVD